In the Nitrospirales bacterium LBB_01 genome, one interval contains:
- the rplQ gene encoding 50S ribosomal protein L17 produces MRHKIATRHFNRTANQRKALFRSLLVALIEYERIETTITKAKAIRGMAEKMVTLGKRGDLHAKRIAFSDVPCRKTVAKLFSDIAPRFSDRNGGYLRIVRTRRRLKDQAEMAVIEFVDYETASKSSKAAKEKS; encoded by the coding sequence ATGCGCCACAAAATAGCTACAAGGCATTTTAACAGAACAGCAAATCAGCGCAAGGCATTGTTTAGAAGTCTGCTGGTTGCTTTGATAGAATACGAAAGAATAGAGACGACGATTACGAAGGCAAAAGCAATAAGGGGTATGGCTGAGAAAATGGTAACTTTGGGTAAGCGTGGGGATTTACACGCAAAGCGTATAGCTTTTTCAGATGTTCCATGCAGAAAGACGGTAGCTAAGTTGTTTTCAGACATAGCCCCACGCTTCAGCGATAGAAACGGCGGCTATTTGAGGATAGTAAGGACGCGCCGTAGGTTGAAAGATCAGGCAGAGATGGCAGTCATTGAGTTTGTTGATTACGAGACTGCAAGTAAGTCTTCAAAAGCTGCAAAGGAAAAGAGTTAA
- a CDS encoding DNA-directed RNA polymerase subunit alpha, producing the protein MFLENSGFQLPENVYLEEETYSQTYGKLIAEPLERGYGITIGNALRRVLLSSIEGAAITSVKIDGVFHEFSTVKGVKEDVVEIILNLKKLRFKLHADTEITARINVSGKGEVTAKDIEADSVLELLNPEAHIATLDNDAEFTAELTINKGRGYKQAEDLKKEGAPIGFIAVDAVFTPIKKVVLNVEKTRVGKATDYDKLILEIWTDGNLSPKEAVSTATAILTKHMGYFNFVSDVDDSTEIANVPEDESASEKAVDDDSAANHQSHEQSTSSATRDLYKNLVKTVDELEFSVRSQNCLKNADVKYIYDLVQRSDNEMLKMKNFGKKSLDEIRDVLLSLGLDFNMKIDMDTVKKELLAKNGGK; encoded by the coding sequence ATGTTTCTTGAAAATAGTGGTTTTCAGCTGCCGGAAAATGTTTACTTGGAAGAGGAAACATATTCTCAGACGTATGGCAAATTGATTGCTGAACCATTGGAACGAGGTTATGGCATAACAATTGGCAATGCCTTAAGAAGAGTGTTGCTGTCTTCAATAGAAGGTGCCGCCATAACTTCTGTTAAGATAGATGGTGTGTTTCATGAGTTCTCTACCGTAAAGGGCGTTAAAGAGGATGTTGTAGAGATAATTCTCAATCTGAAAAAGTTGAGATTTAAACTGCACGCTGACACTGAGATAACAGCGAGGATAAATGTTTCAGGTAAAGGGGAGGTAACGGCAAAGGATATAGAGGCTGATTCGGTTTTGGAGCTTTTAAACCCTGAAGCTCATATAGCTACCCTGGACAATGATGCTGAGTTCACAGCAGAGCTTACAATAAACAAAGGACGCGGGTATAAGCAAGCCGAGGATTTAAAAAAAGAAGGAGCGCCGATTGGTTTCATAGCAGTAGATGCAGTGTTTACACCAATTAAAAAGGTGGTGCTTAATGTTGAAAAGACAAGGGTCGGCAAAGCCACTGATTATGATAAGCTGATTCTTGAGATATGGACAGATGGGAATTTAAGTCCAAAAGAAGCAGTAAGTACGGCAACAGCAATTTTGACCAAGCATATGGGATATTTTAACTTTGTTTCGGATGTTGATGACTCAACAGAGATTGCGAATGTGCCCGAGGATGAGTCGGCTTCTGAGAAGGCAGTGGATGATGATTCTGCAGCGAACCATCAGAGTCATGAGCAGTCAACATCGTCTGCAACAAGAGATTTATACAAAAATCTTGTAAAGACAGTTGATGAGCTTGAGTTTTCAGTAAGGAGTCAGAATTGTTTAAAAAATGCTGATGTAAAGTACATCTATGATCTTGTCCAAAGGAGTGACAACGAAATGCTGAAGATGAAGAACTTTGGCAAGAAATCACTGGATGAAATCAGGGATGTGCTTTTGAGTCTGGGACTGGATTTTAACATGAAAATAGATATGGATACGGTAAAGAAGGAATTATTGGCTAAAAATGGAGGGAAGTGA